CAACCGCAGCGGCCGCAACTGGAACGACACGCACCTCACCCTGATCGCTGGCGAGCCGAACTTCGCCAGAAACTCGGGCCCGCGCCCGATGATGATGCAGGCCAAGGCAAACTTTGCTGCGGCGCAGGCCATGCCGCAGCAGTCGCAGCTCGCCGACTATCGCAGTTTCACCCTGCCCGGCCGTGTGAATCTGCCGGACGGCAGCGTCAGCCAGGTACCGCTGTATACCGACCATACGATCGGCTGCGAGCGCACCGCGCTGTACGAGAACGGCGGCAGCTGGACGCCACCGCAGCCGATGCTCAACCGCGACTACGGCAGCGGTGGCGGCAACACCATCATCGACACGCTGAAATGGAAGGCATTCGATAGCCTGCCGGCGGGCTACCTGCGTGTGCTCACCGCCGACCGGAACGGTGTACCCCAATTCATCGGCGAAGGTCGCCTCGGTGATACGCCCAAGGGCAGCGAGGCCGCGATCACCCTGGGTACCACATTCGACCTGCGCGCCGAACGTGAACGCACCGCGTTCCATGTCGACGCTGCGGGCCGCACCCTGGACGAAGCCTTCCGCATTACCCTGACCAATGCGGGCGACGCCTCGCGCATGGTGACCGTGCGCGAACACCCGAATCGCTGGCGCGAGTGGACCCTGGCTTCATCCAGCCAGGCCCCGAGCCGACAGACCACCAACCTGCTGGAGTTCCGCGTGGCCGTACCGGCGCATGGCAAGGCCGTGCTGAACTATGCGGTGCGCTACCACTGGTCCGCCGACGTCCAGCCACGCCCCTGAATCCCGGAGTACCACATGCTCGACATCATCCGCCACGAGGCTGTTACCGAGATCCGCCTTGCCCGGCCGCCGGTCAACGCACTCGACCTCGAACTGCTGCGCAAGCTGCGCGAGAGCATTGACCAGGCCGTCCAGAGCGGCGCGCGCGGCATCATCCTGTCCGGTGCGCCCGGCATGTTCAGTGCGGGAGTCGACGTACCGGCCCTGCTGTCACAGGACCGCGCCGGCGTGCATGCCTTCTGGCGCAGCTTCTTCGAGACCTGCAGCACGCTGGCGCGTTCGCCGATACCCGTGGTTGCGGCGATCAGCGGACACAGCCCGGCAGGCGGTGCGGTACTCGCGCTGTTCTGCGATTACCGGGTGATGGCCGAAGGCGCGTACAAGATCGGCCTCAACGAAGTCCAGGTAGGGCTGACCGTCCCCGACTGCATCCAGTTCGCGCTGCGCCGTGTGGTCGGCACCTACCGCGCCGAACGCCTGCTGGTGGCCGGCGCCATGATCGATGCCGCCGAGGCGCTGCGCTGTGGCTTCGTGGACGAGATCACCGCGGTCGACCTGGTCGTCACCCGTGCCCGCGTGTGGCTGGACGACCTGCTGAAGCGTCCTTCGCACGCGATGCTTGCCACCCGCCGGATCGCCCGCGCCGACCTGGTCGACGTCTGGGCGAACGTGGATGCGCTGCCGATCGACGACTTCGTCGAAGGCTTCTTCCATCCGCAGACCCAGACCACACTGCAGGGCCTGGTGGCCAAGCTCAAGAGCAAAAGCAGCTGAGCGAACCGGGCATCACGGGGACCGGGCGTGCCTTCGCGGCTCGCCTAGGCCTCGCCGGTGGCTATCGGTCGTGCCGGATCGCTGACCCAGCCGCTCCATGACGGCGCGTAGAGGCCTGACCCGGTCAGTCCCGCGTGTTCCATCGCCAGCAGGTTGTGACCGGCAGTGACGCCAGAGCCGCAGGAATGCAGGACAACACCCGGTTCGCGCTCGCCCAGCAGGCCCAGAAAGTCGCGGCGCAGTTCGTCCGCCGGCCTGAAACGGCCATCCGCGGCAAGGTTGTCGGCGAACGGCCGGTTGAGCGCGCCGGGAATGTGCCCACCTACCCGGTCCAGCGGCTCCGTATCGCCACGGTAACGCGGCGCGGCGCGGGCATCGATCACCAGCCGCTGCGCCAGCGCCGCATGATCGAGCACAAACATGGCCGGGTCGTAGTGCACATCCACCTGCGTGCTCGCGCGATCGGGCACGCCAGTTTCGAGCGGCAGCCCCGCCGCCAGCCACGCGGCCAGGCCACCATCGAGCACCGCGACCGCAGGCGCGCCGATCGAGCGCATCATCCACCACAGCCGCGCAGCGGCCAGTGCGCCGCCGGCGGCATCGTAGGCCACGACCTGCAGCCCGGGTCGCCAGCCCCAGCGCCCCAGCACGGCGGCAAAATCCGACTCGAGCGGCAACGGGTGACGCCCCAGACCCAACGACTGGCGGGACAGATCCGACAGGTCACGATCGAGACTGGCATACAGCGCACCGGGCAGATGTCCCGCGCGGTAGTCGCGCTCGCCCTTGCCCGGGTCGGACAGATCCTGACGACAGTCGATGACCAGCACATCGCCAGGCGGCCATGCCGCCAGTTCGGTCGCCGAAATCAGCGTGGTCTTCATGCGCGTCCCATCCTCTGCAGCAGATTCAGCAACATGGCCGCGGTGGCCCCCCAGATGCGATGCCCGCCGTGCAGGAATTCGACCATCTCGCGCCGGTGACCACGATAGTCCATCACGTAGTGGCGCAGGTTGGCCGGCTCCAGGAAAAATGCCAGCGGCACTTCGAACACTTCGTCCACCTCATCCGGCGACGGCCGCAGGCGCGCATCCGCATCGACCCGTGCGACCACCGGCGTGATCTGGAAGCCGCTGACCGTTTCGAACACGTCGAGAAACCCGAGCGGCGAGGCCAGCCTGCGGTCCAGCCCGATCTCTTCCTCGCTTTCACGCAGCGCGGTGGTCACCGCATCGTGATCGGCGTCATCGCGGGCGCCCCCGGGAAAGGCCACCTGCCCGGCATGCGCGTTGAGCTGGCCATTGCGCACGGTCAGGATCACCCGGGGTTGCACACCCTCGCGCAGACCAACCAGCACCGATGCAGGCTTCCTCGGAACATCGCCGAGCAAGTCGGCCATGGACGCGTGGTTCCAGCCCGGTCCGGGCGGCGGTTCGCTCAACGGAATCAGGGCGCGCTGAAGCTCATCGATCATGCCGGCGGTCGCATGGGCAGCACCTCGTCCATCCAGCGACGTCGTTCGTCGTCGCTCAGGTCACGCCAGCCGGCGATCTCGTCGCCGGTTCGCCGGCAGCCCAGGCACAGGCCGGCCGAGTCCAGCCGGCAAATACCGATGCAGGGCGTGAGCAGGGACGGAGAAGCGAGGGGAACGTTCGACATGCCGCCGCATGCTACCACCGCACGGTCCGGCTCAGTGGCTTCCCGGGCTGGATTTGATGGCGAGCAGCTCGATGTCGAACACCAGCGCCTCGTTGGGGCCGATCCGCGGCAGCGCACCGCGTTCGCCATAGGCAAGCTGCGGCGGGATCACCACCTTCCAGCGGTCACCCACATGCATGCGCGGGATCACGTCCTGCCAACCCGGAATGACCTTGTCGACCGTGAAGCTGACCGGCTGACCACGCGCCCAGGTGCTGTCGAATTCGGTGCCGTCGGTGAGCATGCCGCGGTAATTCACGGTGACCGTGCTGGTTACCGTGGGGCTGGCCTTGCCGTCGCCCTTCTTGATCACCTGGTACTGGATGCCGGAAGACAGCTGCACCACACCCGGACGCTTGGCGTTCCTGGCCATGTAGGCGCGGCTCTTGTCCAGGTTGACCGTTGCCATGTGTTTGAATTCGGCCACGGCACGCGCATGCATCTGCTGGTCGAGTTCGCGCAGCTGGGTGTGCATGTCTTGCATGGAGACCGAAGGCGGGCGTTTGGCATAGGCGTCGCGGATCGCCTGCTGCAGGGTGGCCAGGTCCACCTTGGGATCGCCATCGGCGAACTGGCTACCGATCTGGTAACCGATCGCGTACGACAACTTGTGCCGGTCCAGCTTGACCGATGACGGCCGCGATGACGGCGCGGATACCCGTTGTTGCGCCAGCGTCGCTGCCGCAACGAAAAGCAGGCCGAAGGCGAGCCAACGCAATCGTGTCATTCCGGTCTCCATCGCACCAACACTCGGCGCAACATCCTAGGTGGTTCCGCAGCCGCGTGCAGCAAGCGCCGGCACATCCGGCGCACGGCACTGAGAAACCCCGCGGCGACAAAGGTTCCCGCTGCTACCATGCCTGTTTTGCCCGTCGGAGTCTTCCCATGGCCTATCGCAACCTCGAAATCGGCAACCGCGGCGCGGTACGCACCATCACGGTGAACCGCCCGGACAAGCTCAACGCGCTCAATCGCGACACCCTCAACGAGCTGATCATCGCCTTCACCCAGGCCGCGCAGGACGACGATGTTCGCGTCGTGGTTCTCGCCGGCGCAGGCGAGAAGGCCTTCGTGGCCGGCGCCGATATTGCCGAGATGAATGGCTACACTCCGGTCCAGGCGCAGGGTTTCTCGCGCACCGGACAGCGCCTCATGAGCACCATCGAGCGACTCGGCAAGCCGGTGATCGCGCGGGTCCAGGGTTTTGCCCTGGGCGGCGGCATGGAACTGGCAATGGCCTGTCACCTGCGCGTGGCCAGCGAGAAGGCCCGGTTCGGCCAGCCCGAGATCAACCTCGGCCTGATCCCCGGCTTCGGCGGCACCCAGCGTCTGCTGCGACTGGCTGGCCGCGCCGCGGCGCTGGAACTGTGCCTGACCGGTGCACCGATCGGCGCGCAGCGTGCCTGGGAGCTGGGCATCGTCAATCGCATGGTGACACCCGAGACGCTGGACGAAACCGTCGATGCCCTGGCAGACCAGCTGGCGGCCGCGGCTCCGCTGGCCGCCGCCAGCATTCTCGACGCCGTGCTGCAAGGTGGCGAGACCGCGCTGGACCAGGGGCTGGAGTTCGAGACGCAGGGCTTTGCCCTGATGTTTTCCACCGACGACATGCGCGAGGGAACCGGTGCGTTCCTGGAGAAGCGCAAGGCCAGCTTCAAGGGCAGCTGACATATCGGCCCTGCCTGATTCATTCCATCCTGTCGTACCTGCTGAGGAGCCTGCATGCCAACCAAACGCCTCGTCTTTCTTGCCGGCCTGTTCCTAGCCGTGACCGCCGCCCATGCGGACACGCCGGCCGTCGGCATTGTCGACCACCCCTGCGCCACCGAGCCGAGCATGCAGGAAGCAGGCGGCTGGAATCCGTGGCATGTCTGGCTCTATGCACACGACTACGGCCAGCTCTGCTATTACCGCCGACAGAATGCGGCCCTGCCCGCGCCCTCACCAGCCACGCCGCGTGTGGTGTTCATGGGCGACTCGATCACCGAGATCTGGCACCAGCAGGACCCGCACTTTTTCACCGATGGCCGCATCGACCGCGGCATCAGCGGGCAGACGACCTCGCAGATGCTGGTGCGTTTCCGCCAGGACGTGATCGACTTGCACCCGGCCGTGGTGCACATCATGGCCGGCACCAACGACATTGCCGGCAATACCGGCAACCAGACGCTGGGAATGGTGGAAAACCACCTCGCCACCATGGCCGAACTGGCTCATGCCCACGGCATCCGCATCGTCCTGGCCTCGGTCCCGCCCAGTGATCACATGAACTGGCAGCCGACGGTGAAACCAGCGCCGGTGATCCGCCGCCTGAACCGCTGGATCAAGGCCTATGCCGCACGCCACGGCTACGTCTATGTCGACTATTACCACGCGCTGACTTCAGCCGACGGCGGCATGAGGCCGGGCCTTTCATCCGATGGCGTGCATCCCACCAAAAAGGGCTACGCCATCATGGAACCGCTGACGCTGGCCGCGATCCGCAAGGCTCTGGCCAAGCACTGATCAGCGCTGAGGCAGCCCCCCGGGTTCATGCACGATGAACCCGGGGGCGACCCGCACGGGGTGTCTTACTCGGACGTGTGGCGATAGACCTTTTCGCCGGCCGTGACCGCCAGATCGAGCCGGTTTTCCGGCGGCGCCAGCGGACAGGTGGCGAACGGCGTGAACGCACACGGCGGGTTGTAGGCCTTGTTGAAATCCAGCACCAGCTTGCCCGGCTTGTCGAGCCCGCCCGCAGGCAGGGCGGCATAAAGGAAACGGGATGCCCCGTAGGTTTCCTTGCCGGACGTGCGATCGGCCATCACGAAAAACAGCTCGCCACCCGGTTCCTCCTGGAAGGGCAGCAGCGCGAAGGTATGGCCGTCGCGGTGGAACACCGCCTTGCCGGGCACCTTCACCGTGTCGATGGTGCCGATCACCGAGCCCATCTGCAGGTCGTGCGGCGGATTGAACGGCACCCAGTCGGCCTCGATCCGCCATGAATGGTCGATCGGAAAATAATCGATGCCGTGGAAGTCGCGACGCGCCCTGGCATCGCTGTCCTTCACCCGCAACCCCATGCGACCGTCACGGTCAATGACATAGAAGCTGGCGTGGCCGAAGACCACGGTCGTCGGGTTGCCCGTACCCGCATGCACATCGTCGACCAAAGCCGCTTCGCGCACGGCCTTGCCATCGATGGTGGCGCCGCTGTCTCGGTCGAACACCGCACTCACCTTGCCGTCGGCAGCCAGCGTCACCGTACCCAGATGCGCCGGCCCGGCCTTCAGCACGATGTCGTTGTCGTCGGCACTGCCGACGCGATTGGCACCCGGGTGCAACCAGTCCAGACCGATCAGGCTGAGCCAGCCGTCGGGTGCGGTAAGCCGGGCCACACGGGCGGCCCGCCACTGCTCGATCTGATGGACATAGGGCGACGGGGCTTCGGCGGCAGACACGGTGGCAACTCCAGAAATCAGGACAAACAGTAAAGCGGCGATTCGCGACATGGGGACGATCCGCGGCGATGGAAGGCCGAGTATGGCCGTCCAAACGGGCGACCGACAACCGTGACGCCATGGTGGCAGCAGGCTGACAGCGCGATTGCCGCCTGCACAGGCGTCGAGCCCTCTAACGACCCCGCATGAACAACCGGTCCAGCTCAGCCACGCTGAGCTGGGTCCAGGTGGGGCGACCGTGATTGCATTGACCGGAACGTTCGGTCGCCTCCATCTCGCGCAGCAAGGCGTTCATTTCGGGAATACCCAGACGCCGGCCGGCACGCACCGAACCGTGGCAGGCCATGGTCGAAAGCAGTTCGTTTTCCAGCTCCTGCAGGCGACGCGAGCTGCCGTGCTGGGCCAGCTCGCCAAGCACGTCGCGGGTGAGCTGGCCGACATCCGCCCCTTCCAGCAAGGCCGGAATGCGCCGCACGACGACACTCGAAGGGCCGCTGCGCGAAAGCTCCAGCCCCCAGTCGGCCAGCGCCTCGGCATGTTCCTCGGCCGCGGCCGCTTCTTTCGTGCTGACCGCCAGACTCAGCGGCACCAGCAGGAGCTGCGAGCGCAGATTGCTGCAGGCCCGGCCCGCCTTGAGCTTTTCGTAGGTGATGCGCTCATGCGCGGCGTGCATGTCGACCAGCACCAGGCCCTGCGCATTCTCGGCCAGGATGTAGATGCTCTTGAGCTGGGCGACGGCGAAGCCGAGCGGCGGCGCCTCGCCGGGATCGGCATCGGGCAGCGGCAGCACTGCGGACACCCGCGGCGGCTCGCCGGCAAGGGCCGCATAGTCGGCCAGCGGTTGCTCACGCACACCCAGCGGCAGCCGGCTCTGTGGCGCATGCGCAGGCCACGACTGCATGGCCGGCAAGCCGGGTACCGGCGCACTCGACGTGGCCATGTGCAGACGGCCGTCGTCAGCCTGTGCCTGCGAGGCCACCTGCCCTGCGCGGGTCTGCGCCAGCGCCTCGTGCAGGGTGCGGAATAGGAAGTCGTGTACCAGCCGCTGCTCGCGGAAACGCACCTCGTGCTTGGCCGGGTGCACGTTCACGTCGACGCCGGCGGGATCCAGTTCCAGGTACAGCACGAAAGCGGGGTGACGACCGTGGAACAGCACGTCGGCATACGCCTGACGCACCGCATGCGCCACCACCCGGTCGCGCACCAGCCGGCCATTGACGTAGAAGTACTGCGAGTCGGCCTGCGCGCGCGAGGCGGTGGGCAAACCGACCCAGCCGGACAGGCGCAGACCGGCTGCCGCATGATCGACGCGCAAGCTTCGTTGCGGGAAATCGGCACCCAGTACCTCGGCCACCCGCTGCAACTCCGACTGCTCGTCGCGCGCAGCCTTCCAGATCCGCACCGGCTTGCCGTTGTGGCTGAGCCGGAACTCCACCCTGCCGCGTGCCAGTGCCAGCGACTTCAGCAGGTCGTCGATATGTGCGAACTCGGTGCGTTCGGCACGCATGAACTTCTTGCGCGCCGGCACGTTGTAGAACAGATCGCGCACTTCGACGCTGGTGCCCGGCGGATGCTGGGCGGGGCGTGCCGTCTGCACATTACCGCCGTCGACCTCGATGCGGAACGCGCTGTCCGCATCGCGCTGGCGCGAGGTCAGCGCGAAACGTGCCACCGACGACACCGACGCCAGCGCCTCGCCGCGAAAGCCCATGCTCGCCACGTGTTCGAGATCGTCGAAACTGCCGATCTTGCTGGTGGCATGCGAGGCCACCGCCCACTGCAGTTCGTCCGGGGCGATGCCACCACCGTCGTCGCGCACACGGATCAGGCGCGCACCGCCCTGCTCGATGTCCACGTCGATCCGGGTGGCGCCTGCATCGAGGCTGTTCTCGACCAGTTCCTTGACCACCGACGAGGGGCGTTCGATGACTTCGCCAGCGGCGATCTGATTGATGAGTGCGGGGGGAAGCGGGCGGATCTGCTGCATCGGCCAAGCTTAGCCGAGCACGCTCTGGCTGCGGAAGCCGGACGCCATGCATCAACGCGGCAAAATCCCGGCAGGCGAGGCTCAGCTGGTCGGTATCATCAACACCATGCCGGCACGCAGGGTGTTGCCGCTGATGCCGTTGGCGCTCTTCAGCGAGCTGACGCTGACGCCGTAGTGGTGCGCGATGCTGGACAGGCTCTCGCCACGCATGACGCGATGCCGGTCGCCCGCAAGCGACGGGGCATGCCGCTTCGAGGTCGATGCCACCTGCTCGTCCATGTGACGGTCGGCCTGGGCCGCGAACCAGGTGCCCGGCGGCGGCGACGTCTGGAAGTAGTCCTTGATGCCGTGCATGATCGCCAAGGCAAGCTTTTCCTGATGCGCGGGGTTGCGCAGCTTGCGTTCTTCCACGGGGTTCGAGATGAACGCCGTCTCGACCAGGATCGACGGCACGTCAGGCGAACGCAGCACCACGAAGTTGGCATGCTCGATGTGATCGCGATGGGTCGGACCGATCTTGGCCAGCGCATGGAGCACATTGTTGGCAACCACCGTGCTGGCCTGCACTGCCCAGCCCTGCTGCATGTCCAGCAACACGGAGGCCAGGCTGTCGTTTTCGGCCGCCAGCGAAACGCCGCCGATCAGGTCCGAGCTGTTTTCACGGTCGGCCAGCCAGCGTGCCGCCACGCTGCTCTTACCGCGCGAGGACAGCACCCACACCGACGAGCCGCGCGCGTCGCGGCCGTCGTAGCTCGAGTCGGCATGGATCGACACGAACAGGTCGGCCTTGGCGGCACGCGCGATCTCGTAACGCTGCTTTAGCGGAATGTAATAGTCGCCGTTGCGGGTGAGGATCGCCTTCATGCCCGGCTGCTTGTCGATCGCCGCCGCCAGGTCCCGCGCCACCGCCAGGGTCACGTTCTTTTCCAGCGTGCCGCCGGGGCCATGGGCGCCAGGGTCCTTGCCGCCGTGACCGGCGTCCACCGCCACGATCACCTTGCGCTCGCCGCCCAGCAGCGCCGCGACCTGGCGCGAGTCCATGTGACGCGACACCACCGCCCGGTACCGGCCCCGCGCATGGGTGTCCGCGGTATCGGCGGCGGCCGACCGGGGCGCCGGCTGCGCCGATGCGGCACCACTGTCCGGGTAGAGATCGAGCACTAGCCGATAGCCGGCCTGTCCGGAGGGACCCAGCAGGAAATCGTGCGGCCTGCTGCCGGGTGCCATGTCGGCGGTGAGCTTCAGCGCACTGCCGTCGCGCGCATCGGTCATGCCCTTGTAGCGCCCCTGTGCTGACGGCGCATCGAATCCGGGGGCCAGCCGACTGGACGGCAGCTGCAGCACCACCTGCCCGTTCTGCTGCACCACACGGTAGTGCACCGGCCCGGACAGGTCGAACACCACCCGGGTGTAGGCCGGTCCGGCCCAGACCCGTGCATCCCGCACTTCCGCGGCGCGACTGGCGCCATACGGCAGGACCGTCGCCAGGACGGTACCGGACAGCCACAGCAGACGAGTCAGGGATCGGTTCATGGAGCCGCATTGAAACGCACCCCATAGACGAATGCAAGGGTTTTTCCCTTGAATATCCATAACCTGCATGGCATTCGTCAGATCAAATCAAGGTTTGGGAGCCGGCGATCCGGCGCTCAATATCGGCACCGGCCCGCCCGGCGATCGTATTTTTCCTATACGAAACGGTGACTTGCGATCGAATTCAGGCGAGTCGATCGAGCACCGACCGGCCGCGACCGCTCAGCGCGCGTAGGACGGCCTGCCGTCCGCTGCCGGCATAGGCCAGATCGATCACCAGGTCGGGCGCAGGCAACGCCCCACGGCCACGTTCAGGCCACTCCACCAGCACCAGCGCGAGCGGATCGGACAAGGCATCGAGTCCCAGCCACTCAAGCTCGCCGGGATCGGCGATTCGGTAAAGATCCAGATGCCAGGCGGGACGGCCCTGGGCCCGGTAGCCTTCGACCAGGCTGTAGGTCGGGCTCTTGATCCGCTCACCCACGTCCAGCGCGCCCAGCAGCGCGCGCGCGAAGCTGGTCTTGCCGGCACCAAGTTCGCCATGCAGGTAGACCACCAGCCCTCCGCCCTGCAAGGCCTGGGCGAAACACTGCCCCAACGCCGCCGTCGCCGCCTCGTCGGGCAGGTTCCGGATGCGTGCGGGGTCATGTCCGGAGGCATGCTCCACCGAGCGCTCAGTCATGATCGAGTCCGTTTCCAAGCCGGCGCAGCACCGGCAACAAATCGCTGGCGAGCAGCCCGCGCTCCCCGCCCAATGCCGCCCGGTCACCCGCCCGTGCATGCAGGCCAACACCGAGGCAGGCCGCTTCCCAGGCGTCACAGCCCTGGGCCAGCAGGGCCGCGACGATGCCGGTCAACAGATCGCCCATCCCCCCCGAGGCCATCCCCGGATTGCCCCATGGGCATACCGCCACACGTCCGTCGGGGGCCGCAATCAGGCTGCCCGCCCCCTTCAGCACGACAACGGCGCCATAACGCGCCGACAGCTGGCGGACCGCGGCGAAACGGTCGGCCTCGACCGAAGCCACCGTGCCTTGCAACAGGCGAGCTGCCTCGCCCGGGTGAGGCGTGAGCACGGTCGCCGCCTTGAACGTCCGCGGTTCCTTTGCCAACAGGTTCAGGCCATCCGCGTCGAGCACCAGCGGCTTGCCGGCGTCGAGCGCGGTCAGCCACAGCGCATGACCCCAGGCCCGCTGACCCAGGCCGGGACCAACCGCCAGCACACCGGCCCGGTCGATCAGCGGCTGCAGTGCCTGCGGCCCGTCCACCGCATGCGCCATCAACTCGGGACGCGCACAGTTCAGGGCGAGCAGATGATCGGCATGCGTAGCCACGCTGACCAGGCCGCCGCCCGCACGCAATGCCGCCTCGCCACACAAACGGATCGCCCCTGCCGTCCCCTGGTCGCCACCCACCGCCAGGACATGACCGTTGTTGCCCTTGTGTGCCGCGCGGGCGCGTGGCGGCAGATGTCCCGGTCGCAGCATCCGGGCATCCGCTGGCGTGCCGTCGAACACGCTGTCCGGCAGTCCCAGCACGTCGAGTTCGAGCCGACCGACATGGTCGGCGGCGTGCCCTGTGTGCAGGCCGCGCTTGGCGGCGATGAAACTCACCGTGACATCGGCCCGGATCGCCGCGCCGGGACAGGTCCCGGTATCGGCATCGAGTCCGGATGGCACGTCCAGCGCAAGCACCGGCGCATGGGTACCAGTGATGGCCTCGATCAAGGCCGCGACATCAGGTTCCGGGGCGCGACGCAGACCGGTGCCGTACAGCGCGTCGACATGGACATCGGCCGGCGGCAGTGCCTGCCCCACGTCCCATCGGCGCACCGTGCCACCGGATTGCGTCCAGGCATCGCGGGCCAGCGCGGCATCGCCACGGGCGACATCGGCCAACGCCAGCAGTTCGACCTGCACGCCAGCTTCACGGGCCAGCAGCGCCAGCAGGAAGCCGTCGCCGCCATTGTTGCCCGGTCCGCAATAGACCGCGATACGCCGCGCCTCCGGCCAGTGCCGGCGCAGACTGGACCAGCCGGCCCAGGCGGCCCGCCGCATCAGCTCGATGCCGGGCACG
This window of the Dyella sp. A6 genome carries:
- a CDS encoding N-acetylmuramoyl-L-alanine amidase; protein product: MNRSLTRLLWLSGTVLATVLPYGASRAAEVRDARVWAGPAYTRVVFDLSGPVHYRVVQQNGQVVLQLPSSRLAPGFDAPSAQGRYKGMTDARDGSALKLTADMAPGSRPHDFLLGPSGQAGYRLVLDLYPDSGAASAQPAPRSAAADTADTHARGRYRAVVSRHMDSRQVAALLGGERKVIVAVDAGHGGKDPGAHGPGGTLEKNVTLAVARDLAAAIDKQPGMKAILTRNGDYYIPLKQRYEIARAAKADLFVSIHADSSYDGRDARGSSVWVLSSRGKSSVAARWLADRENSSDLIGGVSLAAENDSLASVLLDMQQGWAVQASTVVANNVLHALAKIGPTHRDHIEHANFVVLRSPDVPSILVETAFISNPVEERKLRNPAHQEKLALAIMHGIKDYFQTSPPPGTWFAAQADRHMDEQVASTSKRHAPSLAGDRHRVMRGESLSSIAHHYGVSVSSLKSANGISGNTLRAGMVLMIPTS
- the tsaE gene encoding tRNA (adenosine(37)-N6)-threonylcarbamoyltransferase complex ATPase subunit type 1 TsaE, with product MTERSVEHASGHDPARIRNLPDEAATAALGQCFAQALQGGGLVVYLHGELGAGKTSFARALLGALDVGERIKSPTYSLVEGYRAQGRPAWHLDLYRIADPGELEWLGLDALSDPLALVLVEWPERGRGALPAPDLVIDLAYAGSGRQAVLRALSGRGRSVLDRLA
- a CDS encoding NAD(P)H-hydrate dehydratase, whose translation is MPAHPHSHDLYTVEQVRALDRRAIGGCGVPGIELMRRAAWAGWSSLRRHWPEARRIAVYCGPGNNGGDGFLLALLAREAGVQVELLALADVARGDAALARDAWTQSGGTVRRWDVGQALPPADVHVDALYGTGLRRAPEPDVAALIEAITGTHAPVLALDVPSGLDADTGTCPGAAIRADVTVSFIAAKRGLHTGHAADHVGRLELDVLGLPDSVFDGTPADARMLRPGHLPPRARAAHKGNNGHVLAVGGDQGTAGAIRLCGEAALRAGGGLVSVATHADHLLALNCARPELMAHAVDGPQALQPLIDRAGVLAVGPGLGQRAWGHALWLTALDAGKPLVLDADGLNLLAKEPRTFKAATVLTPHPGEAARLLQGTVASVEADRFAAVRQLSARYGAVVVLKGAGSLIAAPDGRVAVCPWGNPGMASGGMGDLLTGIVAALLAQGCDAWEAACLGVGLHARAGDRAALGGERGLLASDLLPVLRRLGNGLDHD